The genomic DNA aatttaaaaccAGTCTATTATGGAGTACTGCTGCTGATTTAGTAGTAGCTAATGATAACATAGAAAGTGGATCATACTGTAAGATGCATGGCCTTGGGGCAGGTTCAAGGAGTACACAACACCTGGCTAGTGTCTTGTCAGGTGTACTGGCAACACACTTGTTGATCTGTTCATCAGGGCTCAACCCTAGGGGTTGGCTGACAGTCCTGTCTAGCATAGTTCATTAGAATGCCAacctttaaatgtgtttatttatttactattattttatcAAGAACACACAATGGTCTTCAAAGCCAACTTGGTGACCATGTTCTGGGCTGTACAGCAGCACCAATTGGTAATCGGAGACTGACGAAAACGTGCTTGTACAGTCTGCAGGGCCACAATGAAGCACAGCTCAGCCAGAACCTGACACCAGGgctcagagagacagagacatgcAGGACAGGCTACTGTAACGCATGACCAGGTGAGAGTAAGATCCAATCTGGGATGAGTTCacagtgtttattctgtgttagGGCTTCAATGTTCTGTGTCTCGACGCACTggagtgtggtgtggtgtgggtGTTTAATTGTTTCACAACCTGCATGGTGCAGCTGCTTCCATCAATTGTAgggcttgttatttatttattttattttatttttctctccctgtctcctctGTTTTGTAAAAACAGTTTTGTAGCATTATCTGTTTGTTAATTTGGTATGTGTTTAATCAATATCAGTATGGCCTCCTAATAACTactgtttgttttcctcttcaAGCCTTAAATCCTGCAAAGCAGTCCGACAAAAAGACCACAGTTCGCAAACAGTTCTGTCATCAGGAGAAGCACAATGTTTACTATGTCACTCATTGAACCCCCCTGTGACTGCATAGTAATGAGGCAGACTTTGAGTCTTATTCTTTTACCAGcatactgagagagagggaaatggTCTTTCCTTTTGTGACACTGTGTGGTTAATCATCAGACACTGACTTTGAGACACATGGTTCACAAATTTTATAGTCACACTCCTCTGCAGGTCTCTTCTGTCTGGACCTTTTCTATTAACCTTTTCTGCTCCCTGCTAGAATCTGCAATAACTGCTCATAATGacgaatacatttattttctgtgtgtatCCAAATCAAagtctttttatttaaaacatttactagCACAGGTGTCTGTCATTGTGTTTTTTGGAGGACCAGGGGGTGGAGTGTTTCCACAAGAGCAATAGCAAAGTTAATCTGTTCCTAACGGTTAAAAATGTTAGTGGCCCTCATTAGTGTCCGTGAGAAGCTACTCCTTTTTTTAGTTTCTGTGTGAAACTCGGTCCGTGCTCGGCACAATCCTGACCTCTCTACAACTCTACTCTTCCTATTTCAGTACTGGAAGATGCCATGGAGTTGACACAGTAAGTTGGCCTCTGCTGCAAAATCTTCCTTTTAATCAGACTTCTGTTTTACTTCACCTCACATAATGTTACACACAAACTGGGTGCTGCTGGGAAGCAAGTTGATAAACTAGCAGCTTCCTTCTCTGTGCTCGTTGCACTAAATacattgtatatataaatatatacatattttaaaatgcacatgCATGCTGTAGCTCAAATGTTGCTGACAGTCAAAGGCAGAGACGATAAACTGCACACCGATAAGATTACAAGGCTACAGACTCTTCACACAGACTGGAAAATGCTTATGAAGCATAAGACACTGCCTTTCACCTCAGAACTGAACAACATGTCCTGTGCAGTCTGGACGTGCTGTTCTTTACCTAggctgaaatgcatcaaaatgtaCAATGTAGTCAGACACATTCTTTGAAAGGatcccaaaataaacaaaacgcacacaaacaaacaaaaacaatgtgatttttCTTCTTAAAACTCTATGCAAACACTGTTAGTTATACAGTGTACTAGGGTTCAGGCTGCTTTGTGAATATTGCCATTTCTGTTTCCCATGAAGAACGTTTGCTGTAACATTTCAGTTTAACAAATGGACTCCCTGCTGTTACTTACTTTGTCTTAGTCTTGAATGCAGCACCATGAATGAAATATTGTGTACGACCTCTCGGGAGCATCAATACTGGTATGTTACTATagatgttttttctctctctctccagaaaGTTCATTTTTAATCCTAAGGAGGGGATCGATAACCCAGCCCTGGTGATCACTGATGACTCAGGTAGACAAATTCCatcaatcaatccaaaaaaCACCCCCCAAAACAGGGGCAGAGCTGTGGAGGTATCTGATTGTctgccccctctctcccctctcagaGGCGGAGTGGAAGCCCGTGCCGCGGCTGTGCCAAATGAAGCGTGAGGAGGGGGAGAGCTTTGGCTTTTACCTGCGCGTGGAGCTGGGCTGCCATGGGCATGTGATCAGAGAGGTGGATCCATGGAGCGTGGCTGAGCGCAGTGGACTGAGGGATGGAGATCGTCTCCTGGAGATCAATGACCACTATGTGCATGACTTGGAGCACTACCAGGTAAGAATGACCCTTCCGGGCTTAGCGTGAAATACAGTTCCTGACAATTCTTGATTCTCAAGATGTTAGATGCAACTGGACCCTGAGCCTTATGCTGCAGATCTATAATTCCTTTAGCAAATCCCTGTAAGTCTGTAGACCTCAGCCATaacctccctgtctgtctgtctgtccttgtCTGTTGATCAGATCGTGCAGAAGATCCTGGCGAGTGGGACACAGGTTGTGTTTCTGGTGCTGGAGGCCAGCGAGTACGAGCGGGCATTGGATGAAGGTCTCAACCTGCGAGGGCTGGCACAGCAACACCGCGGTGAGAAATGCGCCCAGCCCCGGCTCTGCCACATCCCCCGGAGCCACAGCGCCGGACTGGGCTTCACCGtgtctgcagtggagggtgagGATCACAGCGCAGACATTCACCAATGCTGCTGAACAGCTATGAACCCTACAGTCAAGGTTTCTGTGCCAGCTAGAGGAGCAGGTTTGGGGTTTTACACTGCAACTGGAACCAATGACAACAAACGCATTAATTTACAGTTTCTTTTATCAGTAGGTGGCACACCAGTGTTTTATTGCTTTCTGACTGTTTGTTCAGATTGCTTTTTCTTTAAACATGACCGCATTTTTGAAGATCAAGGCTGAACAGTAGCAAAAGAAAAGCCTTTAAAGACCATTATTTTCCTTAAAGGGAAGCAGGTGATGTCAAATAAGCATTCAGTCTGAGTTTCCTATCTGAAAGCTCTGGTTTGCATGACAGAGTTCCTTATTGAACACAATGCACAGATTCTACTATGATGTTCTTGCTGTAGGAGGTTGAATGGGTTCCATTGACGAAGCAAAACTGACTTCATGACTTTATGAGGCTGTGTTTTTCTTGGCAGGAGTAAAGGGCAAGTTCTATGTGAGCACAACAGCGAGCGGAGGTCCAGCAGAGAAGGCCGGGGTGCAGCCGGGAGACCGGCTGATCTGGATAAATGGAACCATGGTGTCAGAGCTCACTCATTCCGCACTCAGCAAGATGGTACAGTAACTCAGCTGGCAGGACTGGCTCCCAACATTGCCTAGACTcattatgtttaatttaatttaccaaTATTCTAATGTGCTTTATAAGTTAATAGGTTGTGTGAAAGTGtttcttattgtataagagatgtaATCTCATGGAGATTGGGCAAGAGGACCATGCACACACCGCGTGAAATAACGTTTCttatacaataataaacaatgaattggacctattaatgtattataatttacatTAGTAAGGATCAGAAACTCAAATGTCTTTacagtaaaaatgtattattaaatttaACAATCGACCCCCTTTGTCTTCGTCTCAAAAAAGTTTGGTCTAGGATGTGCAGTAACTGTCTGTAACTGATCTGTGCTTTTATGCTGgttaaacattacaaaacatttttaaaaagtgcatCCTGTGAAACTTGCATCACTATCATTAAGTGTCCTGAAACATTGCTGATGaattaatgatttttttaatcCTGATAATTCTATGACATTTATGCAAAAATATTATGTTtatgtttggaaatgctgctctgtgattggctgatttCTCAGATGTGATTTATAGTACAGTTAAACATGTTTCAATGGAGAAGAGGATGCATGTTAGTGTAATTGGCCTGTAGTACTTTAATGGGGGGAGTAGCTCATGTAAGCTATCCAGAATGTGATGGGAAAATTAAAGCCCAAACAGATATCCTGTCTTTTGTATTCccatacagtttaatgtgcttgCTTAGTGGGTGGGGGGGATATGGATGTGCACATGCCTTTGCTTCACTTTGTCAATCCCACGTGGGAGAGATGCCTGACTCGGATTATGCTGCTCAGATTAAGAGGTGCGGAGACCATGTGACAGTGCTGGTGATTGACAGTGTGAGTGAGCAGATCTACACCCGGCGCCGACTGGCCATCCTCCCTGCCATGGCGGGGACACACAACCTGCCCCACCGTCCCCGAAAGCTGCACCTGGTTCAGGCACCCGAGGGCTACGGCTTCCTGCTGCGCCAGGAGAGAATGCCATCGGGGCGCATAGGTGAGGGGCCCGACACAACACTGTACTACCTGACATACAGCTCTGTCCATCTATCTTTAGGGATGTTCACTACTGCCTGGGTGGTGATGAGGGGAGTATTTAAGCAGACACTAACTGAAAACTCATCCCTCACTTCAGGGCAGAGGTCTTTAACTCCCATCAGGGGGGGAATGAGCAGTACACCAGTCCTTGAAAGGATGGGAGGGGAATAGAGGCAATCCAGCTTTCAGCGGCCCCAAGGCCCATCTTGGTTTCCGCTGCAGCTTAGCTCTTTCTGTCATAACTGAACTGGGATGTTAAACTGTGCTACTAGTGCAAGCTGCTGAACGAGTCAGAAGGGAAGGGAGGGGGATGAGAGGAGATTTTGATTAGAGGACTAAGGGAACTAGGGTGTTGGCTGTTAGGTTACACAGGAGACTTGGGCCCCATGTGTCCCTGTCCTGCAGCTCACTTCCTGCGGGAGATCGACCCCGGCAGCCCGGCGGAGAGCGCAGGAATGCAGGATGGCGACCAGCTGCTGGCGGTGAATGGTCACTTTGTGCAGGAGCTGGAGCACGAGGACATCGTGAGCAGAGTGCGCAAGAGCGGGTCGCAGGTCACCCTCATCGCCATCCACAGCCAGGGCAACGACTACTACACACGGGTGAGCGCAGCTGCACTTTCGGCAGCAAACGGGCATTGCAATCCGCTTCATCAAAAACATTGCTGCATTGCATGTGTGAACAACCAAGAAAGGAACTCATATGTCAGCCCACTTCAAGTTTCTTCTATGTTGTAGCTTGCAGTGAACCAAATTTAGTAGGTTCTCctacattgtttaaatatatctaaTATTTAGATAATCTGTTTTATGCTAGGTCTTGACATCCACTGcaatctttgtttgtttgtctgtttatttgctGCCCTAGTTGGGTCTGTCTCCCCTGCTGTTCTTTGAGGATGACCCCCCTAAGAAGGAGAAGGATAGGGCAGCCCCCTTGCCTATTCTCGCATCGCCACCAGCTGGCCTTCCTCACGAAGTGCAGCCTGGCTACCCTGTTCCTCGGCTCTGTCAACTGAAGAAAGGCCCCAACGGCTTCGGTTTTCATCTCGGCTGCATCCAACACGAGCCAGGAACCTACATAGGCCAGGTATGTATGGCAAGCCATTGTGACATTTTATCCATAATTCCTGAGatcaaaaatatgattgctgatatcagcaatacATGGTATgccattgtgacatttaatccttaaccggatgttaattagtatgcatttttgatatcaagaatacaattgctgaaTTAACTGCCAGTTGTTGAtatcaacaaatgtattttttatatcaaaaattatattcttgatatcaataattgtatttttcatatcagaaattgaatttttgatataaaaaatgcatactaattagcatccggttctatttttgatatcaaaaatgcatacttatTAGCATCCGTTTCGGCTGCTTTCCGTGTTATAGTTACTCCCCTTCTTTGGAAAAGTCCCCCAGTAGGCGTGAATAACTCAGCTCTCAGACTGGCATCCTCTCATTGTTAATGTCTGACACTGCCCTGTTCACTGCTGAACAACCTCAGCAGTATTGCCATTCTCTActggcatttttcctgtttatttgtgtgtttctacCTGATAGTTTGTAACATATGCATTTATCTTATATCAAATGAAAGAACAAGTTGTGGCCTTTCGTATTATAAGGGCTAATTGGCTGACAGAGTACAAACAAAAACTCGAGCAGATGCAAATTAGTCCTGTACACTCTGAGAAATGGCCGATTTCACAAGACTGTAGCTCAAGCTAGGAAGACCCGACATACACGAGTCGGACATCATTCAAAAGTTCCTGGTCtctagtttctttttttttcttttattatttatattttgataaacgtatttgatacatttatttatgatgatctgaaaataatggggcGGACTGTAAAGGGTTAAGTTACACGTCAacagatgttaattagtatgcattttgatatcaagaattcaatttctgatatcaaaaataccagatcattcttgatatcagaaattgaattcttgatgacagcaattatggattaaatgtcacaacgacTTGCCATAGGTATGTCATTCTCTTACACAGTGAAAAAGATTTATCATGGGGTCAGTAATTGACTGGTTGATTAGTTCCTTAAATTAAAATCTACCGGGAAACTCCTACCCCACGCTTGGTGAATTATTATGCGTGAAATCGCAATACCCTTCCCGTGCAATTCAAGATTTtctagaagttttttttttaaaaggtgtaCAGAGCATTTAACACTTATCCGTCAAACAGATAGGATAGGAGGGAGGGTTTTTTTCTTGCTAGGCTGAGCTTGGACTGAATTTCTTCAACTACTAAAACCAATACAATTAACAATACCAATACAATTGTACTTTTTCCACTAAAACTATGTATTACAGCTTAGTTTCAGTGGAGCAACTTCAGTGAAAGGGTTTATGGATGCACTGCACTCTCTTAATCTACTGGAGGGGGTGCATGTTTGAAGTTTCGTTCAGatgcactgtggagtagtggtcatgactggaaggttgtgggttcaaatcctgggtggggcagtgctgttgtacccttgagcaaggtacttcacttagattgctccagtaaaatgcccagctgtataaatggttacaaatgtaagtcaccctggataagagcgtcagataaatgacaataataataataataataatgcaccagcctttctttttcagggaaccaagGTTATGGTAATAACCTAACGTTACACACTACCCTGCTTGCAGATGCACTCCTATTAAGGAATGATGACATTGACATACCAGTAAATATCCTCTTTGTCTGATTTGCGGCATATACAGAGTGGAGGGTCTGTAGGTCCTTCCTG from Amia ocellicauda isolate fAmiCal2 chromosome 1, fAmiCal2.hap1, whole genome shotgun sequence includes the following:
- the LOC136753184 gene encoding Na(+)/H(+) exchange regulatory cofactor NHE-RF3, coding for MELTQKFIFNPKEGIDNPALVITDDSEAEWKPVPRLCQMKREEGESFGFYLRVELGCHGHVIREVDPWSVAERSGLRDGDRLLEINDHYVHDLEHYQIVQKILASGTQVVFLVLEASEYERALDEGLNLRGLAQQHRGEKCAQPRLCHIPRSHSAGLGFTVSAVEGVKGKFYVSTTASGGPAEKAGVQPGDRLIWINGTMVSELTHSALSKMIKRCGDHVTVLVIDSVSEQIYTRRRLAILPAMAGTHNLPHRPRKLHLVQAPEGYGFLLRQERMPSGRIAHFLREIDPGSPAESAGMQDGDQLLAVNGHFVQELEHEDIVSRVRKSGSQVTLIAIHSQGNDYYTRLGLSPLLFFEDDPPKKEKDRAAPLPILASPPAGLPHEVQPGYPVPRLCQLKKGPNGFGFHLGCIQHEPGTYIGQVAPGGSAERAGLREGDVVVEVNRHNVEEEFFEGVVMRMREGGQVLSVLVLDRQGYEQLRQSRTPISASLALRTQVEKSPCDSFL